Proteins encoded by one window of Lepeophtheirus salmonis chromosome 3, UVic_Lsal_1.4, whole genome shotgun sequence:
- the LOC121114171 gene encoding uncharacterized protein, whose protein sequence is MKYLLICLFLLFSALSLSAGHPGYGSGRGGGGSSGGGGDGCRLVTKTVNDVGYEEVNEQVCKTVSERVCNTRYVDDCQNYQDQVCQTVQKRVCNNKQERKCSKVYKTVNEPYTEDVCKDEYVKKCEKAWQVTGNGEKVWANDPSTCIKVKKTKCSPVTKNRQRKVPDQQCQTVTVPDCRNVPQQECKSVTKQRCNKKPVEDCNNVPKQKCQNVHKKVPKQVTKQIQVRECGGQGGSGTGAGRGGGYGGGSRGNNGGGTRGGHGGGNSGGYGGFLI, encoded by the exons atgaaatatttgcttATATGCTTATTCCTTCTATTCTCTGCCCTTTCTTTAAGTGCTGGGCACCCTGGCTATGGATCCGGTCGTGGAGGAGGAGGATCCTCTGGTGGTGGTGGGGACGGATGCCGCCTTGTTACTAAAACCGTGAATGATGTAGGCTATGAAGAGGTCAATGAACAAGTTTGCAAAACTGTGAGCGa GCGTGTTTGTAATACTCGTTATGTAGACGACTGTCAAAACTACCAAGACCAGGTCTGCCAAACCGTTCAAAAGAGAGTTTGCAACAACAAACAGGAGAGAAAGTGTAGCAAGGTCTACAAAACAGTTAATGAGCCTTACACAGAGGATGTCTGCAAGGATGAATATGTGAAAAAGTGCGAAAAGGCCTGGCAAGTCACTGGAAATGGTGAGAAGGTATGGGCCAATGATCCTTCCACTTGTATCAAAGTAAAGAAAACCAAATGCTCTCCCGTGACCAAAAATAGACAACGTAAAGTCCCTGATCAACAATGCCAAACTGTTACTGTCCCTGATTGCCGTAATGTTCCACAACAAGAATGCAAATCTGTTACAAAACAACGATGCAACAAGAAACCAGTGGAGGATTGCAATAACGTACCTAagcaaaaatgtcaaaatgtcCACAAAAAAGTTCCTAAGCAGGTCACAAAACAGATTCAAGTGAGAGAGTGCGGAGGACAAGGAGGTTCTGGCACTGGAGCAGGTCGTGGAGGTGGCTATGGAGGTGGAAGCCGTGGAAATAATGGTGGTGGAACCCGTGGAGGACATGGTGGTGGAAACAGTGGTGGTTATGGCGGATTTTTGATTTAA